A window from Tachyglossus aculeatus isolate mTacAcu1 chromosome 20, mTacAcu1.pri, whole genome shotgun sequence encodes these proteins:
- the ING1 gene encoding inhibitor of growth protein 1, whose product MLSPANGEQLHLVNYVEDYLDSIESLPFDLQRSVSLMREIDAKYQDILKELDDYYERFKRETDPGQKRRVLHCIQRALIRSQELGDEKIQIVSQMVELVENRTRQVDSHVDLFETRPEANDPAGNGGKAGLEKAKSETPGQAEKPNNKRSRRQRNNENRENASNNHDHDDLTSGTPKEKKAKTSKKKKRSKAKAEREPSPADLPIDPNEPTYCLCNQVSYGEMIGCDNDECPIEWFHFSCVGLNHKPKGRWYCPKCRGENEKTMDKALEKSKKERAYNRRRWFFLSGNLKNSFARRAYLN is encoded by the exons ATGTTGAGTCCTGCCAACGGGGAGCAGCTTCACCTGGTCAACTACGTGGAGGATTATCTGGACTCCATCGAGTCCCTGCCTTTCGACCTGCAGAGGAGCGTCTCCCTGATGAGGGAGATCGACGCCAAGTACCAAG ATATCCTGAAAGAGCTGGATGACTATTACGAGCGGTTCAAGCGGGAGACGGACCCGGGCCAGAAGCGGAGGGTCCTCCACTGCATCCAGAGAGCGCTGATCCGGAGCCAGGAGCTGGGCGACGAGAAGATCCAGATCGTCAGCCAGATGGTGGAACTGGTGGAGAACCGGACCCGCCAGGTCGACAGCCACGTGGATCTGTTCGAGACCCGCCCGGAGGCCAACGACCCCGCGGGCAACGGCGGcaaggccgggctggagaaggccaAGAGCGAGACCCCGGGCCAGGCGGAGAAGCCGAACAACAAGCGGTCCAGGCGGCAGCGCAACAACGAGAACCGGGAGAACGCCTCCAACAACCACGACCACGACGACCTCACCTCGGGGACGCCCAAGGAGAAGAAGGCGAAGACGTCCAAGAAGAAGAAGCGGTCCAAGGCCAAGGCGGAGAGGGAGCCCTCCCCGGCCGACCTCCCCATCGACCCCAACGAGCCCACCTACTGCCTGTGCAACCAGGTGTCCTACGGGGAGATGATCGGCTGCGACAACGACGAGTGTCCCATCGAGTGGTTCCATTTCTCGTGCGTGGGACTCAACCACAAACCCAAGGGCCGGTGGTACTGTCCGAAATGCCGGGGGGAGAACGAGAAGACCATGGACAAGGCCTTGGAAAAATCCAAAAAAGAGCGGGCGTACAATAG GAGGAGATGGTTTTTCCTTTCCGGAAATTTGAAAAACAGTTTCGCTCGCCGGGCGTATCTGAATTAA